Proteins encoded in a region of the Zea mays cultivar B73 chromosome 2, Zm-B73-REFERENCE-NAM-5.0, whole genome shotgun sequence genome:
- the LOC100282882 gene encoding nucleoporin p58/p45: MAFSFASPAASNPFQTPATPNPFQTPAPATSQAPSLSPSPFQFSFQQQPQPQQQVAPAAQPPQPQPQPQPQKLMLYTTDMKSAGYSTKWEELHAESQKALLQIEDKIRDYKDECERLDQCSRLYDSSISNANFELDASRIAQELGGTTTVMEREKASIQELMNVVNEMMWNTEFGIRSYLMLRPRFTRPSAGVANGGSSNPSAGAPPNQPVVDFYSGVPKRPSIFMQRTVNKFECYLAECCKWIGELEQLVQMETNKRSSDSLESLPKVMSNVHDYFIYVASKVENLHQHVESMKTEYLNEQRRTGNGSDPFLEANRREAAKQEAAARRVHPTLHLPTPAQPTAQIAAPATSQPQQPSFPSAATSSSAFSTFSTPASAPSSSSLFATPTTPAPSGNLFGAPGSAQLTTPFGTPSTPTLASTPAPGFGTSATSNLGGTSLFSTPFGGGATASGSSFGGASKGRSKPRGRR; this comes from the exons ATGGCATTCTCCTTCGCCTCGCCGGCTGCGTCGAACCCTTTCCAGACGCCGGCGACGCCGAATCCCTTTCAAAcaccggctccggccacctcgcaggCGCCATCCCTATCGCCTTCGCCGTTCCAGTTCAGCTTCCAGCAGCAGCCGCAGCCACAGCAGCAGGTGGCGCCGGCGGCGCAACCtccgcagccgcagccgcagccgcagccgcagaAGCTGATGCTGTACACGACAGATATGAAATCTGCGGGATACAGCACCAAGTGGGAGGAGCTGCACGCCGAGTCGCAGAAGGCCTTACTCCAGATCGA GGACAAGATACGGGACTACAAAGACGAGTGTGAGAGGTTGGACCAGTGCAGTCGCCTTTATGACTCCTCAATCTCAAATGCCAATTTTGAGCTTGATGCGAGTCGCATTGCTCAG GAACTTGGAGGGACCACCACTGTAATGGAGAGAGAGAAGGCTTCCATTCAAGAGTTGATGAATGTTGTCAATGAAATGATGTGGAACACAGAATTTGGTATTAGGTCATATCTGATGTTGAGGCCAAGATTCACCCGTCCAAGTGCTGGAGTTGCAAATGGCGGTTCTTCAAATCCTTCTGCTGGTGCTCCACCCAATCAGCCAGTGGTAGATTTCTACAGTGGAGTCCCAAAGCGTCCTTCCATTTTTATGCAGCGCACTGTCAACAAGTTTGAGTGctatcttgcggagtgttgcaagTGGATCGGGGAGCTAGAGCAGCTTGTTCAAATGGAGACAAATAAAAGATCATCAGATTCTCTAGAATCTCTTCCAAAAGTTATGTCAAATGTGCATGATTACTTCATCTATGTTGCTTCTAAG GTGGAAAATCTTCATCAACATGTCGAATCAATGAAAACTGAATATCTCAATGAACAACGCCGCACCGGCAACGGGAGCGATCCATTTCTGGAGGCAAACAGACGAGAAGCAGCTAAACAAGAAGCAGCTGCCAGAAGGGTCCATCCAACACTGCATCTGCCTACCCCTGCGCAGCCCACGGCACAGATCGCTGCACCAGCTACAAGCCAACCGCAGCAACCTTCCTTTCCGTCCGCTGCGACTTCCTCAAGCGCCTTCTCAACCTTTAGCACTCCGGCTTCCGCTCCATCCTCGTCTAGTCTGTTTGCAACTCCAACAACTCCAGCTCCATCGGGCAACCTTTTTGGTGCGCCAGGATCGGCTCAGTTGACCACACCATTTGGGACACCTTCCACTCCTACGTTAGCATCGACGCCAGCTCCTGGATTTGGGACTAGCGCTACATCTAATTTGGGTGGGACATCTCTATTTTCTACACCGTTTGGAG GTGGAGCTACAGCTTCAGGTTCCAGCTTTGGTGGTGCATCC AAAGGAAGGTCGAAGCCCCGGGGACGACGCTAG
- the LOC100275591 gene encoding uncharacterized protein LOC100275591, translating into MASAAGSEEACREIRRTCGAPRRLGLLLAPRSPAERQQIRAAYRARFGEDLAATLHGTLAAPNTNQVDELSKLLYLWALEPAERDAVVAREAVEGGVTAAGYRALVEVFTRRKQDQLFFTKQAYAVRFRRSLDQDMATEPSHPYHRLLLALAASRRSHHDDLSQHVAKCDARRLHDTKNSGAGAGSGSVVDEAVILEMFSKRSIPQLRLAFCSYKHIYGHDYTKALKINGSGEFEGPLRVVVKCIYNPSKYYSKLLHRSMLPAATDTRMVTRAILGSDDVGIDEIRSAFQSSYGKSLAEYIQENLPGSDYRDFLVAVASASVAQ; encoded by the exons atggcctCTGCTGCAGGGTCTGAGGAGGCGTGCAGGGAGATCCGCCGCACGTGCGGCGCGCCGCGGCGCCTGGGCCTCCTGCTGGCTCCGCGGAGCCCCGCCGAGAGGCAGCAGATCAGGGCGGCGTACCGTGCCAGGTTCGGCGAGGACCTCGCCGCGACGCTGCACGGCACCCTGGCGGCCCCCAACACCAACCAGGTGGACGAG CTCTCCAAGCTGCTCTACCTGTGGGCGCTGGAGCCGGCGGAACGGGACGCGGTCGTGGCGCGGGAGGCGGTCGAGGGCGGCGTGACCGCGGCCGGCTACCGCGCCCTCGTCGAGGTGTTCACGCGCCGGAAGCAGGACCAGCTCTTCTTCACCAAGCAGGCCTACGCGGTCAGGTTCAGGAGGAGCCTGGACCAGGACATGGCCACCGAGCCGTCTCACCCTTACCACAGG CTGCTGCTGGCTCTCGCGGCGTCCCGCAGGTCGCACCACGACGACCTCAGCCAGCACGTGGCGAAATGCGACGCGAGGAGGCTGCACGACACCAAGAACAGCGGCGCTGGTGCTGGTTCTGGTTCCGTCGTCGACGAGGCTGTGATCCTCGAGATGTTCAGCAAGAGGAGCATCCCGCAGCTCAGGCTGGCCTTCTGCAGCTACAAGCACATATATGGGCATGACTACACCAAG GCACTGAAGATAAACGGGTCTGGCGAATTCGAAGGACCCCTCAGAGTCGTTGTCAAGTGCATCTACAACCCTTCCAAGTACTACTCCAAG TTACTGCACAGAAGTATGCTACCCGCAGCGACTGATACGAGGATGGTAACGAGGGCTATCTTGGGCAGCGATGATGTCGGTATAGACGAGATCAGATCAGCGTTCCAGAGTAGTTACGGGAAGAGCCTCGCAGAATACATCCAAGAAAACTTGCCTGGGAGTGACTACAGGGATTTCCTCGTGGCTGTGGCGAGTGCGTCAGTGGCACAATGA
- the LOC100285181 gene encoding Transmembrane emp24 domain-containing protein p24delta3 precursor, translated as MARGGAWAAVAAAAVWWMAAGAGAVWLEIAPSGTKCVSEEIQSNVVVIGDYSVLYDHHHAQPTISVKVTSPFGDIVHKKEKVSMGQFAFTTAEAGNYLACFSIDGEDRGLVVKLNLDWKIGLASRDWDSVAKKEKIEGVELELLKLEVAVQSIHDNLLLLKSKEANMRDVSEQTNSRVTWLSMLSLVVCIAVSVLQLWHLQQYFRKMKLI; from the exons ATGGCGCGAGGTGGCGCGTGGGccgcggtggcggcggcggccgtgTGGTGGATGGCGGCGGGGGCCGGGGCGGTATGGCTGGAGATTGCGCCGTCAGGGACTAAGTGTGTGTCGGAGGAGATCCAATCCAACGTTGTTGTCATCGGCGACTACTCCGTCCTCTATGATCACCACCACGCCCAGCCTACCATCTCCGTCAAG GTTACGTCCCCTTTTGGAGACATTGTTCATAAGAAAGAGAAGGTTTCGATGGGGCAATTTGCATTTACCACAGCAGAAGCAGGGAACTACCTTGCCTGCTTCTCAATTGATGGTGAGGACAGAGGGTTAGTGGTGAAGCTAAACCTTGACTGGAAAATTGGGCTGGCTAGTAGAGACTGGGATTCTGTTGCCAAAAAGGAAAAGATCGAG GGAGTTGAACTGGAGTTGCTCAAGCTCGAAGTTGCTGTCCAATCAATCCATGACAACCTGCTGCTACTAAAATCCAA agaAGCTAACATGAGGGACGTCAGTGAGCAGACGAATTCTAGGGTCACGTGGCTGAGCATGCTGTCTCTTGTTGTTTGCATTGCAGTCTCTGTTTTACAGCTGTGGCATCTACAACAGTACTTCCGAAAGATGAAGCTCATCTGA
- the LOC100281814 gene encoding uncharacterized protein LOC100281814: protein MENLALLWGIIGPGVSGAIFGAGWWFWVDAVVCSAVQVSFLHYLPGIFASLAALMFNCVNKDEIGYDYYSPYGDDSEWRVKLWLFVAYVVSFVCLAGSVGLLVQDALTNKGPSVWTGVAGVLQCVLVLISGLVYWTCHSED, encoded by the exons ATGGAGAACCTTGCTCTGCTTTGGGGCATCATCGGCCCGGGCGTGTCCGGCGCCATCTTCGGGGCCGGATGGTGGTTCTGGGTGGACGCGGTCGTTTGCAGCGCGGTCCAGGTCTCCTTCCTCCACTACCTTCCAG GGATCTTCGCTTCGCTGGCGGCGCTCATGTTCAATTGCGTGAACAAGGATGAGATCGGATACGACTATTACTCACCCTACGGGGACGATTCAGAGTGGAG AGTGAAGCTCTGGCTTTTTGTGGCATATGTCGTTTCTTTTGTCTGTTTAGCTGGATCCGTGGGTTTATTGGTGCAAGATGCACTGACGAACAAGGGCCCTTCTGTCTGGACTGGTGTTGCTGGCGTTCTGCAATGTGTTCTTGTGTTGATAAG CGGCCTGGTGTATTGGACATGCCACTCAGAAGATTAA